A portion of the Perognathus longimembris pacificus isolate PPM17 chromosome 20, ASM2315922v1, whole genome shotgun sequence genome contains these proteins:
- the LOC125368164 gene encoding zinc finger protein 135-like — protein MAVFTYSKSARIHTGEKPYECRTCGEAFTYLSQRAAHERTHTGEKPYKCRTCGKAFTDASSRSSHERIHTGEKPYECRTCGEAFTYSSQRATHERTHTGEKPYECRTCGKGFTHPSSRASHERIHTGEKPYECRTCGKAFTQPSPLATHERTHTGEKPYECRSCGKAFTVQSSRAKHERIHTGKKPYECRTCGKAFTQPSQRATHERTHTGEKPYECRTCGKAFTVQSSRAKHERIHTGKKPYECRTCGKAFTQPSQRATHERIHTGKKPYECHVCGKTFLFPSYRAAHERTHTGEKPYECHFCGKAFTQRCSRATHEKIHTGEKPYECHFCGKAFTTSSQLTKHERIHPGDKPY, from the exons atggctgTCTTTACATACAGCAAGTCAGCG agaatacacactggagagaaaccctatgaatgtcgtaCCTGTGGAGAAGCCTTCACTTACTTATCTCAACGTGCTgcacacgagagaacacacactggagagaagccttataaatgtcgcacctgtgggaaagccttcactgatgCATCTTCTCGttcctcacatgagagaatacacactggagagaagccctatgaatgtcgcacctgtggagaAGCCTTCACTTACTCATCTcaacgtgccacacatgagagaacacacactggagagaagccctatgaatgtcgcacctgtgggaaaggctTCACTCATCCATCTTCTCgtgcctcacatgagagaatacacactggagagaagccctatgaatgtcgcacctgtgggaaagccttcactcagccatctccccttgccacacatgagagaacacacactggagagaaaccctatgaatgtcgctcttgtgggaaagccttcactgtgcaatcttctcgtgccaaacatgagagaatacacaccggaaagaagccctatgaatgtcgcacctgtgggaaagccttcactcagccatctcaacgtgccacacatgagagaacacacactggagagaagccctatgaatgtcgcacctgtgggaaagcattcactgtgcaatcttctcgtgccaaacatgagagaatacacactggaaagaagccctatgaatgtcgcacctgtgggaaagccttcactcagccatctcaacgtgccacacatgagagaatacacactgggaagaagccctatgagtgtcacgtCTGTGGGAAAACCTTCCTTTTTCCATCTTATCGTGCCGCACATGAgcgaacacacactggagagaaaccctatgagtgtcacttctgtgggaaagccttcactcagcgatgttctcgtgccacacatgagaaaatacacactggagagaaaccctatgagtgtcacttctgtgggaaagccttcactacatCATCTCAACTtaccaaacatgagagaatacacccTGGAGATAAACCCTATTAG